Proteins found in one Zea mays cultivar B73 chromosome 1, Zm-B73-REFERENCE-NAM-5.0, whole genome shotgun sequence genomic segment:
- the LOC100502232 gene encoding uncharacterized LOC100502232: MRHALSSLPRHLKHPHVMLWWNGTACAGDPGAAPRGRGEQHGVRGQRARQGPGVRLRGRRLVAAAAGGGAAGAAGAGAGRGGPPQDEQRLRPAPPQGGRRRRRRRRGQQQQLRRLAVVHVLAQDRGGGGAGRALQGHYAGAAGAGHGRGPARHGRRPLLVLLANRAFHSS, translated from the coding sequence ATGCGGCATGCACTGTCGTCGTTACCCCGTCACTTAAAACACCCTCATGTCATGCTCTGGTGGAATGGAACCGCGTGTGCAGGAGATCCCGGCGCAGCACCGAGGGGACGCGGTGAGCAGCATGGTGTACGAGGCCAACGCGCGCGTCAGGGACCCGGTGTACGGCTGCGCGGGCGCCGTCTCGTCGCTGCAGCAGCGGGTGGAGGCGCTGCAGGCGCAGCTGGCGCTGGCGCAGGCCGAGGTGGTCCGCCTCAGGATGAGCAACGACTACGTCCTGCGCCGCCTCAAGgcggccggcgccggcgccggcgccggcgggggcagcagcagcagctacgCCGGCTCGCCGTCGTCCATGTCCTCGCTCAAgaccgcggcggcggcggagccGGACGCGCGCTGCAGGGCCACTACGCCGGAGCTGCTGGTGCTGGACATGGTCGTGGACCAGCCCGGCATGGACGACGCCCACTTCTGGTCCTACTAGCTAACCGCGCGTTCCACTCAAGCTAG